In Nitrospirota bacterium, the genomic window TCGTCGGCGTTGGCGATGACCGCGCCCGAGGTGTTTCCGGCCAGGGCCCGGAACATCTCCTGCGTGTCCTCCACCCGGTGGTGGTCCAGGGCGAGGTTCAGAAGGACGGTGTCCCGGGGCCGGTAGGTGACGATGGTCCCATCGGACTCGCATGCCTCCAGCACGAGGCGGCGGGAAGACCCGGAGAGGGCGTTCCCCGGGTTCACCTCCGAGGCGAACTGCTTGACCCTGCCGCCCCCGAGGAAGTTGGGGCCCAGCCCCAGGCGCTCCATGAGCCAGGCCAGGAGGCCCGCGGCGGTGGACTTTCCGCTGGTGCCGCTCAGGGCGGTGCTCTCGAAGGCCGAGCACAGCTCGGCCAGATATTCCGGGCGCGTCCTGAGAGGAATGCCGAGCTTCCTGGCCCGGAGCACCTCGGGCCGGTCGGGCTCCACCGCTGTGCTCATCACCACGAGGCCGAACTCGCGGGTGAGGGCGCTCCCGTCCTGGGGGACCAGGCGGATGCCTGCGGCCTCGAGCCGCTTCTTCAGGGGGTGGCCGGGGTCTTGGTCGAAGGCCCGGTCGGAGCCCACGACGTCCTGGCCTTGCATCCGCGCGAAGAGGGCGAGGGCCGAAACGCCGCTCCCCCCCACGCCGGAGAAGTATATCTTCCGGGGGTCCGCCATCTCGGAGCTATTGTACTCTATCCGGGACGCTGCGGGACACCCCGGGAGGGATACAGCCCGGAGAGGGCCTGCGCACGCCTCCCTTACGAAACCGCCGGAGAAAAACCCTTCTATGGCGGGAGCTTGCAGACTGAAGACGGAATCGTGCTGCGAAGAGAAATGCGGTTTCTCTCAGCCTTCCAGCCCCCGCCTTTTCTCCTCGAATTCGGTCCGGTTTATCTCGCCCCGGACGTAACGGTGCCGGAGGATGTCCAGGGCGTCCTTTTCCCGGTGGGGCTCCTCGCGGCGCGAGAGGATGGCCCACCGGATGAACACGGCCAGACCGAAAAGGACCGCCAGCCACAAGGCGAGGTGGAAGAGCCATCCGAACAGGCCCAGCCCCAAACCCAGGCCCAGGCCCGAGCCGTACCCGCTCCCCCAGCCGGGATAACCGCCCCACTGCTGGGCCATGAAGGCCCAGAGGGTTCCGGCCGGCATCTCGATGGATAGCATCCCATTAATCTCCCTGCCACATTCTAGCAGAGAACGGCCGGCTGTCAACCTGTTCATGCAGGACGCACGGGAGATGTGGGGCGGAGCAGAAATGCGGTAAGATAGCAGGTTGAGGACGGTCTGATGAACTGGCATCAAAAAAGCATCGAACAGACGCGCGAGGCTCTGGGGAGCCCCCCCGGGGGGCTGAGCCCGGAAGAGGCCCAGAGGCGGCTCGAGGAGTACGGGCCCAACGAGCTTCGTGAGAGGAAGCCCCGCACCGTCTTCATGATGTTCCTCGACCAGTTCAAGGACTTCATGATCATCGTCCTTATTCTCGCGGCGGTCGTCTCGGGGTTTATCGGTGGCGTCTCCGACACGGCGGCCATCATCGTCATCGTCGTCCTCAACGCCGTCATTGGCTTTGTCCAGGAGTACCGGGCCGAGAGGGCCATGGCGGCCCTGAAGCAGATGGCCGAGCCCTCGGCCACGGTGATGCGGGAGGGCATGGCCCGGGAAGTGCAGGTGAGCGAGGTCGTCCCGGGGGACGTGGTGCATCTGGAGGCGGGAAATATCGTGCCGGCCGACGTCCGCCTGACGGAGGGCGTGCAGCTCAAGGTCCAGGAGGCGGCCCTCACAGG contains:
- a CDS encoding SHOCT domain-containing protein translates to MLSIEMPAGTLWAFMAQQWGGYPGWGSGYGSGLGLGLGLGLFGWLFHLALWLAVLFGLAVFIRWAILSRREEPHREKDALDILRHRYVRGEINRTEFEEKRRGLEG